The Nocardioides zeae genome includes the window CCCCGCGGCGACCGCGGCCACGAGGCGCGCGGCGTACCCCCGGCCCTGCCAGGCCGGGTCGGTGCAGACCGCGCTGATCTCGGTCCATCCCGCGGGGTGCAGGCGCTCGCCCGCCATGGCGACCAGGGTGCCGTCGGGGGCGTGCAGCCCGAGGTAGGTGCCGAGCGTGGCGGTGCGCGGCAGGAACGGGCCGGGACGGGTGCGGGAGGTCAGGTCGAGCATGGCGGCCACGTCCGCGGGGTCGTCGGCGTCGAGGCGCCGCAGGTCCCCGGTCGTGCCCGGGTCGAGGGGACGGGTCGCGACGAGCTGGACCCCTGGGACGTGCTCGACGAGCTGCCAGCCCGGCGCGGCGACGACCCCCGGTCCCGTCACCACCACCGCGTCGCCCTCCGGGACGAGGCCCGCGAGCGCGTCCCAGCAGCGGGCGTCCAGCGGGTCCTCGAGGCCGGCGAACGGCGAGACGTCGGGCGCGTAGCGGCGCGCCGGGCCGTCGCCGACGGCCAGCGCGGCATGGGGGCCGGTGAGCGATGCCCAGGCCGGGTTGTCGAGCAACGCCAGCCCCGGCGCGGGCGCGGCGGTGGGGGAGGACACGACTGCCAGCCTAGGTCGATCCGGAAACTACGCATTGGGCGTCCCGAGTCGTGGTGCGCCGACGGCGGCGGTCCGACGGTGCCGGGCCTCGGCGTCATCCGAACAGGCGACGCACCCGCGAGTCCGTTGTCGCCGACCCGCCCGGTCCCTAGGGTGCTGCAATGAGGATCTCGGGCGTCCGGTTCGGTAGTCGTCGCATCGTCCCAACCGTCGCGCGCGGCGCCACCGGGGCGGTGGTGGGCGTCTCCCTCGCCGCCTTCGTGCTCGGCTCCGCGCCGACGTACGCCGCCCCGCCCGTCGCCGTGGCCACCGCGGCTCCCGCCGCCCCGGCCGCGGAACCGGCCGCGGAGCCGGCCGACGAGCCGGCCGACGAGCCGTCGACGGAGCCCACCGACGAGCCGTCGACGCCGACGTCCGAGCCGACCGGGGAGCCGTCGGCGCCCACGAGCCCGAGCCCCAGCAGCCCGACGACCCCGCCCCCGAGCCCGAGCACCCCGCCGAGCACCCCGCCGAGCACCCCGCCGACGACGCCCGACGCCGACCCGGAGGCCGAGCCGACCGCGGACACGATCGCCACCTCGATCGCGGTGGCCGGACCCGCGTCGTACCGGGGGGAGTTCGTCGACGTCCGGATCGCGGTGACCGACGCGAACGGCCAGCCGGTCGCGGGCGTTCCGCTCACGGCGCAGCGCTACGGCTACAGGACCTGGATGCCCCTGCCCGACCTCGTCACCGGCAGCGACGGCACCGCCTACGCCACGATCCAGATGTCGAAGTGGCGCATCGACAACCGGGTGCGCGTCCAGTTCGCCGGCAACGCCACCTACGGCGCGTCGACCGGTGAGGGTGCCGTGACGATGAAGATGCGGGAGGCGGTCGTCCACCTCGAGGTGAAGGGCAGCTCGGTCCGTGACGAGCACCCCTACCGCCTGTGGATGGCCGTCACCGACGAGGTGGGCAACGTCGTGACCGGCAAGCTCGAGGTGCAGGTCGACGACGGCTCCGGCACGAAGATCCTCACCCGGGTCTCCCTCGACGCGCAGGGCAAGGCGCGGCTCGACGTCTACCCGCGCAAGGGCTCGAAGTACCGCGCGATCTTCCGCACCGAGGAGTGGATCTACCAGGGCACCAGCCCGAGCCGCTACGTGAGCGTGCTGCCCTACACGAACCCGGTCGCGCTGCCCGCGGGCGCGCCGAAGCCGTCGGTCGACACCCGCGCGCTCACGCCCGCGCGGGCGACCGTGGCGGGCGCGTTCCCGCAGGTGCTGACCATCCCGAACAACATCTGGAACCACATGGTGGGGCGCAGCTGGCGCAGCGGCTGCCCGGTCGGTCGCGCCGACCTCCGCCTGGTGCGGGTCAACTACATCGGCTTCGACGGCTTCCGCTACCGCGGCGAGATGGTCGTCCACAAGTCGGTCGCGACCCGCACTGCGAACGCGTTCGCCGCGATGCACAACTCCGGGATCCCGATCCGCCTGATGATCCGCGTCGACTGGTTCGGCTACAGCTCGACGGTCCGCGGCGCCGACGACTACCGGTCGATGGCCGCCGACAACACCTCGGCGTTCAACTGCCGCGACGTGGTCGGCAAGCCGGGCAGGCGCTCCCCGCACTCCTACGGCCGCTCGATCGACATCAACCCGTGGGAGAACCCCTACCACTCGGCCCGCGGCGTCGTGCCCAACACGTGGTGGGTCAGCCGGTCGCACCCGCAGGTCGCGTGGCGCAGCTCCGGCCACACGGTGGTGAAGCTGCTGGCGCGCTACGGCATCCGCTGGACCTACGGGCTCAGCGACAAGCACCACTTCGACGCGTGAGCGACTGCGTCTTCTGCGGCATCGTCGCCGGCACGACCGAGGCCGACGTGGTGCACGCCGACGACGCGCTCGTCGCCTTCCTCGACCAGCGTCCGGTGTTCAAGGGCCACGTGCTGCTGGTGCCGCGCACGCACGTCGTGACGCTCGACGAGCTGCCCGCCGGGCTGCGCGACCCGTTCCTCGCCACCGCGCAGCGCCTCTGCCGCGCGGTGGTGGAGGGACTGGGTGCGCAGGGCTCGTTCGTCGCCGTCAACAACACGGTCAGCCAGTCGGTGCCGCACCTCCACCTCCACGTGGTGCCGCGCACGAAGGGGGACGGGCTGCGGGGCTTCTTCTGGCCCCGCACGAAGTACGCCGCGGGCGAGCGCGCGGCGTACGCCGAACGGCTCCGCGTGGCCCTCGAAGACGACCGGCCGAGCGATCGGTAGGGTGTGCCGCATGGGTCGATTCGACGGACGAGTAGCAGTCATCACGGGCGCGGCACGAGGCATCGGCTTCGGCACCGCCCAGCGGTTCGCGAGCGAGGGCGCCTCCGTGGCGATCCTCGACCTCGACGAGGCCTCGGCGGCCGACGCCGCGGGCCGCCTCGAGCTCGCCGACGGTGCGAAGGCGATCGGCATCGGTGCCGACGTCAGCGACAAGGCATCGGTGGACGCCGCCGTCGAGCGCGTGGTCACCGAGCT containing:
- a CDS encoding GNAT family N-acetyltransferase; the protein is MSSPTAAPAPGLALLDNPAWASLTGPHAALAVGDGPARRYAPDVSPFAGLEDPLDARCWDALAGLVPEGDAVVVTGPGVVAAPGWQLVEHVPGVQLVATRPLDPGTTGDLRRLDADDPADVAAMLDLTSRTRPGPFLPRTATLGTYLGLHAPDGTLVAMAGERLHPAGWTEISAVCTDPAWQGRGYAARLVAAVAAGVVARGERVLLHTGADNRRAIRLYEHLGFALRTTTSLVLVTPQEHR
- a CDS encoding M15 family metallopeptidase — protein: MRISGVRFGSRRIVPTVARGATGAVVGVSLAAFVLGSAPTYAAPPVAVATAAPAAPAAEPAAEPADEPADEPSTEPTDEPSTPTSEPTGEPSAPTSPSPSSPTTPPPSPSTPPSTPPSTPPTTPDADPEAEPTADTIATSIAVAGPASYRGEFVDVRIAVTDANGQPVAGVPLTAQRYGYRTWMPLPDLVTGSDGTAYATIQMSKWRIDNRVRVQFAGNATYGASTGEGAVTMKMREAVVHLEVKGSSVRDEHPYRLWMAVTDEVGNVVTGKLEVQVDDGSGTKILTRVSLDAQGKARLDVYPRKGSKYRAIFRTEEWIYQGTSPSRYVSVLPYTNPVALPAGAPKPSVDTRALTPARATVAGAFPQVLTIPNNIWNHMVGRSWRSGCPVGRADLRLVRVNYIGFDGFRYRGEMVVHKSVATRTANAFAAMHNSGIPIRLMIRVDWFGYSSTVRGADDYRSMAADNTSAFNCRDVVGKPGRRSPHSYGRSIDINPWENPYHSARGVVPNTWWVSRSHPQVAWRSSGHTVVKLLARYGIRWTYGLSDKHHFDA
- a CDS encoding HIT family protein, with product MSDCVFCGIVAGTTEADVVHADDALVAFLDQRPVFKGHVLLVPRTHVVTLDELPAGLRDPFLATAQRLCRAVVEGLGAQGSFVAVNNTVSQSVPHLHLHVVPRTKGDGLRGFFWPRTKYAAGERAAYAERLRVALEDDRPSDR